One Paenisporosarcina sp. FSL H8-0542 genomic region harbors:
- a CDS encoding ABC transporter permease subunit gives MRKIKKQKIYLLALLLPFIMFVIAFEIGPLVAMIKNSFYADDGIQVTINQYITIFKSKFYLQAIQNSLVISLFSAVTSVIIAVIAAYSLTKFSQKIQNRLLMITNMTSNFEGIPLSFSYIILLGNNGLFTLLFSKIGWDVFADFNLYSWTGLVLVYVYFQIPLAVMLIYPSYQGIKKQWKEASSLLGGSTASFWRHIGIPVLLPSIVGTFSILFANAMGAYATAYALVGSNYNLLSLQIASLVASDVALKPQLGSALGVLLAATMIGAMWFNGRMMRRIRRDLR, from the coding sequence TTGCGAAAAATAAAAAAACAAAAAATTTACTTATTAGCTCTTTTATTGCCATTTATTATGTTTGTGATTGCATTTGAAATAGGACCATTAGTAGCAATGATTAAAAATAGTTTTTATGCAGACGATGGAATTCAAGTTACGATTAATCAATATATTACTATATTTAAAAGTAAATTTTACTTACAAGCCATTCAAAATAGCCTTGTCATTTCCTTATTTTCTGCTGTAACTTCTGTGATCATAGCAGTCATAGCAGCCTATTCGTTAACAAAATTCTCACAAAAAATACAAAATCGCTTACTAATGATTACCAATATGACTTCGAACTTTGAGGGAATTCCCCTTTCATTTTCATATATTATTTTACTTGGAAACAATGGGTTGTTTACGTTGCTTTTTTCTAAGATTGGTTGGGATGTGTTTGCGGATTTTAATTTATATTCATGGACAGGCCTCGTTCTTGTGTATGTTTATTTTCAAATTCCGCTTGCTGTTATGCTCATCTACCCGTCTTATCAAGGAATTAAGAAACAATGGAAAGAAGCCTCTTCATTATTAGGAGGGTCAACAGCATCATTTTGGCGTCACATTGGGATTCCAGTTCTTTTACCTAGTATTGTAGGTACATTCAGTATTTTGTTTGCTAATGCGATGGGAGCTTACGCTACAGCCTATGCATTAGTCGGCAGCAACTATAACTTATTGTCATTGCAAATTGCCTCTCTAGTTGCTAGTGACGTTGCCTTAAAGCCGCAGTTAGGTAGTGCGTTGGGAGTTCTTCTAGCGGCGACTATGATAGGGGCGATGTGGTTTAATGGACGAATGATGCGTCGCATTAGGAGGGATTTACGATGA
- a CDS encoding ABC transporter permease subunit, which produces MKYSLTFHKVIVGLLVIYLLIPLVGTFLFSIAGKWDHTILPESYTMQWYFELFQDERFYDAFGRTLFLIVMSVGLSVVIMLPTIFIITVYFSKWEGLLQAAAMLPYGIPPIVGAVGLIKIYSDGPIQIAGTPWILIGAYFITILPFMYQGIRNSLSTLNAVQLVDAAELLGATKFQAFRTVVFPNIISGILVSTLLSVALLFSEFAFANLLVGGRFETLQIYLADKLNSSGHLTSAIVITYYSMILLLTGTVLKLTFKNEKKTVVSNKKRFLSFHKNTTLEGEK; this is translated from the coding sequence ATGAAATATTCATTGACTTTTCATAAAGTGATTGTTGGGTTATTAGTTATCTATTTATTAATTCCTCTTGTAGGAACATTTTTATTCTCGATTGCCGGTAAATGGGATCATACCATTTTACCTGAGAGTTATACAATGCAATGGTATTTTGAATTATTTCAAGATGAACGGTTTTATGATGCTTTTGGACGAACGCTGTTTTTAATTGTCATGTCTGTAGGTCTTAGTGTTGTTATTATGCTTCCGACTATCTTTATTATCACGGTATATTTCAGTAAATGGGAAGGATTACTTCAAGCAGCAGCTATGCTTCCTTATGGAATTCCACCCATTGTTGGAGCTGTTGGATTAATCAAGATATATTCAGATGGGCCGATTCAAATTGCCGGAACACCTTGGATTTTAATCGGTGCTTATTTCATAACGATTCTGCCTTTTATGTATCAAGGTATTCGTAACAGTCTTAGTACGCTTAATGCTGTGCAACTTGTTGATGCAGCTGAACTACTCGGTGCTACAAAATTCCAGGCGTTTCGCACGGTGGTGTTTCCAAATATTATTTCTGGTATTTTAGTTTCTACCTTATTATCAGTCGCTCTTTTATTTAGTGAGTTTGCTTTTGCCAATTTGCTTGTCGGGGGCCGATTTGAAACTCTTCAAATTTATCTTGCCGACAAACTAAATAGCAGTGGTCACTTAACAAGTGCAATTGTTATTACTTATTATTCAATGATTTTGCTTTTAACGGGGACTGTATTAAAACTTACGTTTAAAAACGAAAAAAAAACTGTCGTGTCAAATAAGAAGCGATTTCTTTCATTTCATAAAAATACTACTTTAGAAGGTGAAAAATAA
- a CDS encoding ABC transporter ATP-binding protein has protein sequence MSYVTIDQVTKGYENQVVLNDISLILKKGEFATLLGQSGCGKSTLLRSIAGLEDVDLGIISIDGKDITNLSPRQREVGMVFQSYALFPNMSVFDNIAYGLKMKKVKNIKSRVKKMIDMVDLIGKEESYPHQLSGGQQQRVALARALVMEPKVLLLDEPLSALDAKIRKSLQKELKRIQKELDITTIFVTHDQEEAMTMSDRIFVMNKGQVVQSGSPSEIYTSPVNTFVAKFIGNYNVCSLEVFRKLVRSTEIKGDEIAIRPEVLQLVSVGDDSVDLQENWVIKGFIKDVSMIGNVLRYEVETEESAFLVDYLHHRGNMFEQGAHVHILVPKKECIIF, from the coding sequence ATGAGCTATGTAACCATTGATCAAGTGACTAAGGGGTATGAAAATCAAGTCGTTTTAAATGACATTTCTTTAATACTAAAAAAAGGAGAATTTGCTACACTTCTTGGGCAAAGCGGATGCGGAAAAAGTACATTATTACGTTCCATTGCGGGGCTTGAAGACGTAGATTTAGGAATAATCTCAATCGATGGAAAAGATATTACTAATTTATCACCGCGTCAGCGTGAAGTCGGTATGGTATTTCAGTCTTATGCGCTTTTCCCGAATATGAGCGTTTTTGATAATATCGCGTATGGCCTTAAAATGAAGAAGGTGAAAAATATTAAATCAAGAGTGAAAAAGATGATTGATATGGTTGATTTAATAGGAAAAGAAGAGTCTTATCCTCATCAGTTATCTGGCGGGCAACAGCAAAGGGTTGCTCTTGCTCGTGCGCTTGTCATGGAGCCGAAAGTACTGCTTTTGGATGAGCCGTTAAGTGCATTGGATGCGAAAATTAGAAAAAGTTTGCAAAAAGAATTAAAGAGAATACAGAAAGAATTAGATATTACAACTATTTTTGTTACTCATGATCAGGAAGAAGCAATGACGATGTCTGATCGAATTTTTGTCATGAATAAAGGACAAGTTGTACAATCCGGTTCTCCATCAGAAATTTATACTTCTCCAGTCAATACATTTGTTGCAAAATTCATCGGAAATTACAATGTTTGTAGTTTGGAAGTTTTCCGTAAACTTGTTCGCAGCACAGAAATAAAAGGGGATGAAATCGCAATTCGTCCTGAAGTTTTACAATTAGTTTCTGTTGGTGACGATAGCGTGGATTTACAAGAGAACTGGGTAATTAAAGGGTTTATTAAAGATGTTTCCATGATAGGGAATGTTTTAAGATATGAAGTAGAAACAGAGGAGTCCGCTTTCCTTGTAGACTATCTTCACCACCGAGGGAATATGTTTGAGCAAGGAGCACACGTTCATATTCTTGTACCGAAGAAAGAATGCATTATTTTTTAA
- a CDS encoding DeoR/GlpR family DNA-binding transcription regulator, producing the protein MSVFPEERKNEILKELNIMGKVKVMELVNQFDVSEETIRRDLMILEEKRLLKRVYGGAIKTVFEFEEPPFTQRTTVNQEAKVKVGKKAVELISNGDVIAIDVGTTMLEFSQCIENKKDITILTNSLPVSSVLTEKLNQNKFTGQILLLGGQIDPKHQSISGSLTEQMLNQFNIDKAFISAGGVSIQSGVSNYHLHETLVSRKMVEVSKQVILLTDYSKIGVETFCKVCPLEKVDVIVSEQPFPEEWRNHSKLEEINWSLA; encoded by the coding sequence ATGTCTGTTTTTCCAGAAGAAAGAAAGAATGAAATTTTAAAAGAACTTAACATTATGGGAAAAGTAAAAGTGATGGAATTAGTTAATCAGTTTGATGTTTCAGAGGAAACGATTCGACGCGATTTGATGATATTAGAGGAAAAAAGACTTTTAAAAAGGGTTTACGGTGGAGCGATTAAAACAGTCTTTGAATTTGAGGAGCCTCCATTTACACAGCGTACAACTGTGAATCAAGAAGCGAAAGTCAAGGTTGGAAAAAAAGCAGTAGAACTCATTTCTAACGGAGATGTGATTGCCATAGATGTAGGGACAACCATGCTTGAATTTTCGCAGTGTATTGAAAATAAAAAAGACATTACGATTTTAACCAATTCTCTTCCTGTGTCGTCTGTGTTAACCGAAAAGCTCAATCAAAATAAGTTTACAGGACAAATTCTATTATTAGGAGGACAAATTGATCCAAAGCATCAATCTATAAGCGGCAGTCTCACTGAACAAATGTTAAATCAATTTAATATTGATAAAGCGTTCATTTCAGCTGGTGGTGTTTCCATTCAAAGTGGGGTTAGTAATTATCATTTACATGAAACATTAGTTTCACGCAAGATGGTCGAGGTATCAAAGCAAGTTATATTGCTAACGGATTACTCTAAAATTGGTGTTGAAACATTTTGTAAAGTTTGTCCTCTAGAAAAAGTCGATGTGATTGTCAGCGAGCAACCATTTCCAGAGGAATGGAGAAATCATTCAAAATTAGAGGAAATCAATTGGAGTCTAGCATAG